The genomic segment GGAATTACATCCAAGAGGGGCAAGAAAACGCTCGTCAGTTGGCGTTGATCGCAGAAATGAGCCTTAGCGGACTACCAGAAACGCCCGCCCGTGATTTGCTCTGCGATTTAGCCCGACAGGCAGTAGATCGCACGTATTAGGGTGCGGGAGAGCAGGGCAAAGGGTGAGGACATCCAAACCCCACAGGGGTGGTCAACCATAGGTGGGCGCACACACGGGTGCGCCCCTACTTCCAGAGCTGCCATTTCCTCTTGTCTCCGATTGCGCTCATCGAAGAATTTGCCAACCAAGAAGAATCAAGATCGTCCAAACGAGGGCGAAAACCGGCGGGATGGGCAAGGCAAACCCCCACCAAAAAATGCCACCGATAGGGACGAGTACAAGCGCCAGAACCGCCCCAGACATGTAAGCATCCCACAACAACTGACCCGCCACCACTTCGAGAACGCACACCAAAAGAAAGCCAGCCAAGAGAGGGACGGTTGTCTGTATCCCAATCCGCTCAAACGGTCCCCGTCCATAGGCGGGAAACCCCATGACGATAGGAATGGGGCGTCCGCTCAGCAGATTCCGAATGGCAGGGAAACAGAAGATGCCAAGTCCGGCGGCAATAAACCAATGAAGTCCGGCGGCTAGGCGCAGCAGCGTTAGCTCATTCATGGTGATACCGCCTTACCGCACCTTAAAATGGCAGGTGATCTCATTTCTGGGACATGTTGTAGAAAGGGCATGGGGGGATAGGGGTGGGCGACTCCCTCTAGAGTCGCCCTTACAATAGTTCTAGAGCGCTCTAGAACGCTGTATTGCGGAAGGTGTTATAGCCAAAGTAACCGGAGACAGGGTCTTTCACCAGCACGGTGGGGTAAGCCCCGACCAAGGGGACACCGCCCGCATCGTTCGGAACGGTGAAGTTTGTGCTGAGCGTGCCATCAGCATTCGTTGTCGCTGTGGCAGAGGCTGTCGCCGCGTAGTTTGTCCCCCATTGGGTGATAAAAATCTGCACCTGACGAGGACCGGGGAAGTTCGTTCCGGTGATCACAATCGTGTCACCCGGACGGGCAAAATAGGTGTTGAAGTGGATGCGCGGGTAAATCCCATAGGGCGGGAAGAAACTCGCCGGAGGGGGTGCGGGCGGCAGCGGTGTGGCGGGCGGCAGCGGTACAACAATGGGTGGGTTTGCCGGAACAGCGCCGGGTGGGTAGCAAATAATTTGTCCAACGTAAATCTGGTTCGGGTTGTAAATACCGTTGATGTGTTGGAGAACTGTCCATGTCACATTGTAGGCAAGACCGATGCGGAACAGGTTATCTCCGGGCTTCACCACATGGTAGGTTGTGCAGCGCTGCCCGGGGTGCGCCTTGACAGGGTTGCTAACAGAAAGTACGCTCAAGGCGGCAACAACAACAACCGCCATGAGAATAAAACGGGTGATACGGTTCATAGCTAATTTCGGCGTACCCCCCCATTCGTGTTATTTGGGGAACGCCATTCTCCTTTCTGAAAAAAAAGAACGCGCCTCTTTACACAGTGTATCCATTCTTCATTTTCCGGCAACCACGAATTTTGCACAACAGACCGTTTTTCGTTAGAAAAAAGAAACTATGCTGCTACTTCAACTGATCTATGCCGCCCTCATCGCCCCACTTATGATCTATGCAATGGGGGTCTTTTACCTTGTGTTTGTCTACTTCCGTCCGGCGCGGCGGGTAATCGTACCGCACTACTTTGCCGAAGATGACCTGCCTTTGGTCACTGTTCAACTTCCGCTCTACAACGAACGGTATGTTGTTGGGCGTTTGCTTGATGCCGTCGTCCGTTTGGATTACCCTCGTGATCGCCTTCATATTCAAGTTCTCGATGATTCGACGGACGAGACAACAGGAATCGCCGCCGGGCGTGTGCGGGCGCTGCGTGCGGCAGGGGTTCACATTGATCTGCTGCACCGGACGGATCGGGCGGGATTCAAAGGCGGGGCATTAGGGGAGGCGCTGGCGCATACAGAAGGCGGATTTGTCGCTATTTTTGACGCTGATTTCATCCCCCCAACGGACTTTCTGCGGCGGACGATTCCTATCCTGCTGAGTGACTCCCGCTGTGGGGTGGTGCAAGGGCGCTGGGCGCATCTGAACGCGGAAGAAAACATCCTCACGCGCTGTCAGGCGCTCATGCTTGATGGGCATTTCGCCATTGAGCAGCACGCCCGCAGCAAAGGCGGGCTGTTGTTCAGCTTTAATGGCACGGGCGGCGTCTGGCGGCGGGCGGCGATTGAGGATGCTGGCGGCTGGCAAGGCGATACCTTGACCGAGGATGCCGATCTGAGCCTGCGGGCGCAGATGCGCGGGTGGCAGTTCGTCTTTCTGCCAGACCTTGCCACAGCGGGGGAGGTCTCCCCAGTGATGAGTGGATTCAAAGGGCAGCAAGCGCGATGGGCAAAAGGCACAACCCAAACGCTGTTCAAACTTGGGAGGGCGCTGCTCCGTTCGCCGCTCACCGCCCGTCAAAAGATCATGGCGATTTTGGGGGTGCTGGCGTACCCTATTCAACCGTTGGGCTTGGCGCTCTTGCTAATCATGCCGCTTCTGATGGTCAGTGGGGCGCTGCGCGATATGCCCGTTGCGCCGTTGGGGGTGGCTGGTCTTGCCGTTCCGCTGCTTTACATCCTCGGACAGAAAGCACTTTATGGTGCATCGTGGGCATGGCTGCGTGGTGCAGCGCGGCTGCCGCTCCTCTTGATTCTGAGCAGTGGTATGGCGTTGAATAACACAGTTGCCGTTCTAAGTGCCTTTCGGGGAGGGGTGGGGGTGTTCCAGCGGACGCCGAAATTTGGCGATGCTCCTTCAGGGAAGGGCTATACCATTCGCCCTGATCTGACGACCATTGGGGAGTTTTTCCTTGGTGTCTACAGTGTGTGTGGGGCGGTGTTGGCGTGGCGCTATGCCCCCGGTCTGATCGTCTATTTTGCCACCTACGCAGTCGGCTTTTTTATGGTATCGGGGTGGACACTTGCCGATCTATGGTCGGCACGGCGTCATATGTTTGGCAAACTTACCTCATAGGAACACCCCGTCACAGGTTGTATGTCACCCGCCGCTCAATCCGCAGGCTGAGGGGGAATCTCACCCTTCAGCCGCACCTCGTCTATTCCCTTTACCCGTTTGTAGGGTGCTTATAAGGCACTTGTAGAAGTGTTCCAGAACAATGATACAATGCAGAGGATATTGGCTATGCGCGGGAGGGACTTCCGATGGCAGCATCGACAGCATCACTCGGCGGCACAACGACCACCCTCACTAGCGGACGCCCGCTCTTCCTGCTGCGCCTCATCTATGGCGTGCTGGTCATTCTGGTCTTGGTCATTTTCGTGGGGAATTTGCCCTATGCCTATGGACGGGGCTTGGCAACGCTAGGCGGCGAACAACAAGCGATCATTGCCTTAGGGCTGCCCCCCGAACTTCCCGCCATCTTTGATCTTCTGTTGCGGACGGTTTTCCTCAGTGGGTTTATGCTTATGTCATTGCTGTTGTTTTGGCAGCGGGCGGCTGACCCAATGGCGGCACTGGTCAGTTTTTTGCTACTTAGCACAGGCTATCTCTACAGCGTCTCTGCCCCGCGTGATCATGCTTTGTGGCTAGCAGGCGTCGGGTTAAACGCCCTTGCCGAGACAACGCAAGTCCTCTTTGTGTTCAGCTTTCCGAACGGACGATTCGTACCAGCATGGACACGGCGCTTGGCAATCCCTATGTTCTTGTTTCGATTCCTGATCTGGCTGAATAT from the Anaerolineales bacterium genome contains:
- a CDS encoding LysM peptidoglycan-binding domain-containing protein, encoding MNRITRFILMAVVVVAALSVLSVSNPVKAHPGQRCTTYHVVKPGDNLFRIGLAYNVTWTVLQHINGIYNPNQIYVGQIICYPPGAVPANPPIVVPLPPATPLPPAPPPASFFPPYGIYPRIHFNTYFARPGDTIVITGTNFPGPRQVQIFITQWGTNYAATASATATTNADGTLSTNFTVPNDAGGVPLVGAYPTVLVKDPVSGYFGYNTFRNTAF
- a CDS encoding glycosyltransferase, whose amino-acid sequence is MLLLQLIYAALIAPLMIYAMGVFYLVFVYFRPARRVIVPHYFAEDDLPLVTVQLPLYNERYVVGRLLDAVVRLDYPRDRLHIQVLDDSTDETTGIAAGRVRALRAAGVHIDLLHRTDRAGFKGGALGEALAHTEGGFVAIFDADFIPPTDFLRRTIPILLSDSRCGVVQGRWAHLNAEENILTRCQALMLDGHFAIEQHARSKGGLLFSFNGTGGVWRRAAIEDAGGWQGDTLTEDADLSLRAQMRGWQFVFLPDLATAGEVSPVMSGFKGQQARWAKGTTQTLFKLGRALLRSPLTARQKIMAILGVLAYPIQPLGLALLLIMPLLMVSGALRDMPVAPLGVAGLAVPLLYILGQKALYGASWAWLRGAARLPLLLILSSGMALNNTVAVLSAFRGGVGVFQRTPKFGDAPSGKGYTIRPDLTTIGEFFLGVYSVCGAVLAWRYAPGLIVYFATYAVGFFMVSGWTLADLWSARRHMFGKLTS